Proteins from a genomic interval of Vanessa atalanta chromosome 28, ilVanAtal1.2, whole genome shotgun sequence:
- the LOC125074889 gene encoding peroxynitrite isomerase THAP4-like isoform X2, translated as MLQSNEELHEALAPISWLSGRWVTEDGKGHYPTLKDFQYHEELEFICIGQPMFNYISTSRNPETKKPMHQERGFLRINPGTHDLAFLISHNFGLTSLEEGACDPEKKEIKLVTANVSRASFSKPPYVKNFKRELRLLQPDTLEVILYMETDNTPLSEHLTAIYKKV; from the exons atgctgCAATCGAATGAAGAACTTCACGAGGCTCTTGCACCAATCTCTTGGCTCTCTGGACGTTGGGTCACTGAAGATGGAAAAGGACACTACCCAACCTTAAAAGATTTTCAATACCATGAAGAACTAGAATTTATATGTATTG GACAGCCTATGTTCAATTATATCTCAACATCAAGAAATCCTGAAACGAAGAAGCCTATGCATCAGGAAAGGGGCTTTCTCCGTATAAATCCCGGAACACATGATCTAGCCTTTCTCATCAGCCATAACTTTGGCCTCACGTCTCTCGAAGAAGGTGCCTGTGATCCAGAAAAGAAAGAAATCAAACTTGTCACAGCAAATGTGTCCAGGGCTAGCTTTTCAAAACCACCCTACGTTAAGAACTTCAAAAGAGAACTACGGTTGTTGCAGCCTGATACCTTGGAAGTTATACTTTATATGGAGACCGACAATACACCGCTGAGTGAACATTTAAcagcaatttataaaaaagtctgA
- the LOC125074890 gene encoding transcription initiation factor TFIID subunit 10-like isoform X1, whose product MQMSRMSSPSIGMDEDSGAGHALTDFLLQLENYSPSIPDSVVAYYLNMSGFESQDPRLIRLIALASQKFLSDIANDALQHCKMRTSSQINQSSKNQKGPKEKKYVMTMEDLVPALQEYGISAKKPHYFV is encoded by the exons ATGCAGATGAGTCGTATGAGTTCGCCGTCTATCGGGATGGATGAAGACAGCGGCGCTGGTCATGCATTGACCGATTTCCTTCTTCAACTTGAAAATTATAGCCCTTCGATCCCAGATTCTGTTGTTGCATATTACTTGAACATGTCAGGCTTCGAATCACAAGACCCGAG ATTGATTAGACTAATAGCATTAGCATCCCAGAAATTCTTGTCGGACATAGCCAATGATGCATTACAGCACTGTAAAATGAGAACATCGAGTCAAATTAATCAGAGCTCTAAGAACCAAAAAGGACCAAAGGAAAAGAAATATGTCATGACGATGGAGGATTTAGTGCCTGCCCTTCAGGAATATGGAATCTCAGCAAAGAAAccacattattttgtttaa
- the LOC125074889 gene encoding peroxynitrite isomerase THAP4-like isoform X1 encodes MRFIHLIYLKLLKIIMLQSNEELHEALAPISWLSGRWVTEDGKGHYPTLKDFQYHEELEFICIGQPMFNYISTSRNPETKKPMHQERGFLRINPGTHDLAFLISHNFGLTSLEEGACDPEKKEIKLVTANVSRASFSKPPYVKNFKRELRLLQPDTLEVILYMETDNTPLSEHLTAIYKKV; translated from the exons ATGCGTTTTATTCATTTGATATATCTTAAATTACtg aaaataataatgctgCAATCGAATGAAGAACTTCACGAGGCTCTTGCACCAATCTCTTGGCTCTCTGGACGTTGGGTCACTGAAGATGGAAAAGGACACTACCCAACCTTAAAAGATTTTCAATACCATGAAGAACTAGAATTTATATGTATTG GACAGCCTATGTTCAATTATATCTCAACATCAAGAAATCCTGAAACGAAGAAGCCTATGCATCAGGAAAGGGGCTTTCTCCGTATAAATCCCGGAACACATGATCTAGCCTTTCTCATCAGCCATAACTTTGGCCTCACGTCTCTCGAAGAAGGTGCCTGTGATCCAGAAAAGAAAGAAATCAAACTTGTCACAGCAAATGTGTCCAGGGCTAGCTTTTCAAAACCACCCTACGTTAAGAACTTCAAAAGAGAACTACGGTTGTTGCAGCCTGATACCTTGGAAGTTATACTTTATATGGAGACCGACAATACACCGCTGAGTGAACATTTAAcagcaatttataaaaaagtctgA
- the LOC125074890 gene encoding transcription initiation factor TFIID subunit 10-like isoform X2: MSRMSSPSIGMDEDSGAGHALTDFLLQLENYSPSIPDSVVAYYLNMSGFESQDPRLIRLIALASQKFLSDIANDALQHCKMRTSSQINQSSKNQKGPKEKKYVMTMEDLVPALQEYGISAKKPHYFV, from the exons ATGAGTCGTATGAGTTCGCCGTCTATCGGGATGGATGAAGACAGCGGCGCTGGTCATGCATTGACCGATTTCCTTCTTCAACTTGAAAATTATAGCCCTTCGATCCCAGATTCTGTTGTTGCATATTACTTGAACATGTCAGGCTTCGAATCACAAGACCCGAG ATTGATTAGACTAATAGCATTAGCATCCCAGAAATTCTTGTCGGACATAGCCAATGATGCATTACAGCACTGTAAAATGAGAACATCGAGTCAAATTAATCAGAGCTCTAAGAACCAAAAAGGACCAAAGGAAAAGAAATATGTCATGACGATGGAGGATTTAGTGCCTGCCCTTCAGGAATATGGAATCTCAGCAAAGAAAccacattattttgtttaa